A genomic segment from Dendropsophus ebraccatus isolate aDenEbr1 chromosome 7, aDenEbr1.pat, whole genome shotgun sequence encodes:
- the ANAPC10 gene encoding anaphase-promoting complex subunit 10, translated as MTTPNKTPPGADPNQLKRTGTVREIGSQAVWSLSSCKPGFGVDQLRDDNLETYWQSDGSQPHLVNIQFRRKTTVKALCIYADYKSDESYTPSKISVRVGNNFHNLQEIRQLELVEPSGWIHVPLTDAHKRPIRTFMIQIAVLANHQNGRDTHMRQIKVFTPVEESSIGKFPRCTTIDFMMHRFIR; from the exons ATGACAACGCCCAACAAAACCCCACCTGGTGCCGATCCCAACCAGCTGAAACGGACCGGAACTGTGCGAGAAATCGGCTCCCAAGCTGTGTGGTCTCTGTCGTCCTGTAAACCGG gctttgGTGTTGACCAGTTACGAGACGATAATCTTGAAACGTACTGGCAGTCTGACGGATCCCAACCGCACTTAGTGAACATTCAGTTTCG AAGAAAGACTACCGTGAAGGCTTTATGTATTTATGCTGATTACAAGTCGGATGAGAGCTACACCCCAAGTAAAATCTCGGTCAGAGTTGGAAATAACTTCCACAACCTTCAAGAGATTCGG CAACTAGAATTGGTGGAGCCCAGCGGTTGGATCCATGTGCCCCTAACCGATGCACATAAGAGACCAATCCGAACTTTTATGATCCAGATAGCAGTTTTAGCAAATCATCAGAATGGAAGAGACACTCACATGCGGCAGATTAAAGTATTTACCCCAGTGGAGGAGAGCTCTATAGGCAAATTTCCCAGATGCACAACTATCGATTTTATGATGCATCGTTTCATCCGGTGA